The Gammaproteobacteria bacterium genomic interval CGCCATGGCCGTGGTGTCCGGTTTGACGTTGGGGTTGCCATCGCGGTCACCACCGATCCAGGAACCGAAGCGTAAGAAGCTGGGGATAGTGACTTTCGGATTGCCTTCTGGCGTTCTACCGCAGACGCGCAACGCGGCGTTTTCAAAATTTCGATAGGTGTTGGGAACCGCATCAAACAGGCATTCATTGAAATAGCTGAGCCCGTAACCAATTTCGTCTTTAACGCGGGGACGAATGGTGCGGACTTCGTCGGTCTTCCACAGAATCTGGATCTGGCTTTCCAGCTTGTCGATCAGCTCTATTTTATCCAGTTTGGTGAGCCGGGTATCGTTGAGCTCTTCATTGGTCTCAAAGATGCGGCGCTGCGCATCCATGATGGTGCGACGCTTGGCCTCGGTGGGATGGGCGGTGATGACGGGAATATAGGCCAGCTGATTCAGCAGGATCTGTAATTGTTCGGGATTGATTCCCTGATCGCGCAGCTCGCGCAGGGTGGCGTCAAACGAACCGGTCCAGAGGCTCTCGGTGCTGCCTATCTGGCGAAGCTGTTTGCGACGCTGATGGTGCTGGTACGATTCCTCGGCGAGGTTGGTGAGGCTGAAATAGGTGCTAAAGGCCCGCACGACATGCACCAGACTTTCCGAAGACAGACCTTCAATCAGTTGATTAAGGCGACGACGTTTGGCGGGATTATCATTTTTCCGAAGATTGATGTAGCCCTTGCGCAGGGTCTCAACCGCGGATAACACATCTCTACCTTCCTGCTCGTGCAGAATGTTGCCTAAAAGGGTGCCCAGTAGTTTCACGCGCGAACGCAGGGCCTTGTCGTCAGTCTTCAATGCCATATGTGATAAAGTCCAAAACCCGGTCGCCGGCAAACCGGAGGCTGGCGGGGAACCGTGTTTTTTTTTGGTGTTGTCAGTAAGTTTCGACCAACTTGATCAACCCCTTGTCTGGATCCTTTCGAGGTCCCTTTCTGGTGGTCAGTTGGACGAACAGCCGCGCATTATACCTGATACGGGGACATTACAGTCCCTTGACTTGGTGGGTGGGCTGAGGTAGCGGGAATCGACGTTGGGTGAAGGGCATCCTTATTCTCTGTGTTTCAATCCCTGTGTCCCAGTAATAAATTATGTTTTGTGAGGGTTTGTTATGCGATGGTTAGAGAAAATCCCGCTGGTGCCGCTGATCCTGGCCGCCATTTTTATGGGGCTGGCGCCGTTTGTCCCTCAACCCCATCTATGGGAAAAGCTGACGATGTTAGTGGATGGTTCGCTAACGAAACCAGTGGATATATTTGATCTGTTATGGCATTCGGCATTACCCATTCTGCTCGTGGTGAAAGTGGTGCTGGCGCGCCGGCAACGGGTGGCGGGTGTGAAATAACTCGTACTAGCGTACGCAAAAAGCCCCGCAGTGCGGGGCTTTTTGGCAATGAGGTGAATGACCTTAGTGTGGATGGAGCATGTGATCGATCTGGTTCGGCAGGGTGCTACAGGTATTGCGCTTATCCATTCC includes:
- a CDS encoding RND transporter, producing MRWLEKIPLVPLILAAIFMGLAPFVPQPHLWEKLTMLVDGSLTKPVDIFDLLWHSALPILLVVKVVLARRQRVAGVK